In Eschrichtius robustus isolate mEscRob2 chromosome 2, mEscRob2.pri, whole genome shotgun sequence, a single window of DNA contains:
- the LOC137759887 gene encoding LOW QUALITY PROTEIN: olfactory receptor 2V1-like (The sequence of the model RefSeq protein was modified relative to this genomic sequence to represent the inferred CDS: inserted 2 bases in 2 codons; substituted 1 base at 1 genomic stop codon), producing MGIWLNQSSIDGFILLGIFSHSQADLALFSVVMVVSTVALCGNVLLIFLIYIDPXCTPMYFFLSHLSFMDLMLVCAIVPKMAVNFXSGXKSISFVCCGIQIVFFISLVGSEGLLLGLMAYDCYVAISHPLHYPILMSQRVCLQLAGSSWTFGIIDGMMQMAGAMSLPYCGSGNVDHFLCEVPALLKLACADTSIFDTLFFACYVFMLLPPFSIIVASYVRLRGSVLPMHSAQAHKKALATCSSHLTAVSFFYGAAMFIYLRPRRYQAPSHDNVVSIFYTVLTPMLNPLIYSLRNREVMGALKKGLDRCRMGSRH from the exons ATGGGGATATGGTTGAACCAATCATCTATAGATGGCTTCATCCTCTTGGGAATCTTTTCTCATAGCCAGGCTGATCTTGCCCTGTTCTCTGTGGTTATGGTGGTCTCCACAGTTGCTCTCTGTGGGAATGtcctcctcatcttcctcatCTACATTGATC CTTGTACACCCATGTACTTCTTCCTCAGTCACCTCTCCTTCATGGACCTCATGTTGGTCTGTGCCATTGTGCCCAAGATGGCAGTCAACT AGTCTGGCTGAAAATCCATCTCCTTTGTGTGTTGTGGCATACAAATCGTTTTTTTCATCTCTCTTGTGGGATCTGAAGGGCTCCTGCTGGGACTCATGGCTTATGACTGCTATGTAGCCATTAGCCACCCACTTCACTATCCCATCCTCATGAGTCAGAGGGTCTGTCTCCAGCTTGCTGGGAGTTCATGGACTTTTGGGATAATAGATGGAATGATGCAGATGGCAGGAGCCATGAGCTTACCCTACTGTGGCTCAGGGAATGTGGACCACTTCTTGTGTGAGGTGCCAGCTTTATTGAAACTGGCCTGTGCAGACACATCCATTTTTGATACCCTGTTTTTTGCTTGCTATGTATTCATGCTGCTCCCGCCCTTCTCCATCATCGTGGCCTCTTATGTTCGCCTCCGGGGATCTGTGCTCCCCATGCACTCTGCTCAGGCCCATAAAAAGGCTCTGGCCACCTGTTCTTCCCACCTGACAGCTGTGTCCTTCTTCTATGGGGCAGCCATGTTTATCTATCTGAGACCCAGGCGCTACCAGGCCCCAAGCCATGACAATGTGGTCTCTATCTTCTACACAGTCCTTACTCCTATGCTCAACCCTCTCATTTATAGCTTGAGGAACCGGGAGGTGATGGGGGCCCTAAAGAAAGGGCTGGATCGTTGCAGGATGGGCAGTCGGCACTGA